One window of the Salvelinus namaycush isolate Seneca unplaced genomic scaffold, SaNama_1.0 Scaffold78, whole genome shotgun sequence genome contains the following:
- the LOC120042779 gene encoding retinoid-inducible serine carboxypeptidase-like, with product MMGLTKTSACSVVLLLVVAIDTGFSNPLKSKESWGYVDVREGAHMFWWLYYADSPSASYSQLPLMMWLQGGPGGSGCGFGNFEEIGPLDRDLEARKNSWVQYSSVLFVDNPVGTGFSYTDSDEAFATDVATVASDMLVLLKQFFNKEEEFQSVPFYIFSESYGGKMAAAISLELTKAVEKGTLKCNFAGVALGDSWISPLDSVMTWGPYLYTMSLLDDYGLREVTSAAEAVKQAVDQGQYLKATELWSVTESVVEQNTNGVNFYNILTQEPDEKMSSVAGEGYLSLLMRHHISPLHRQSLSQLMNGPIRKKLGIIPQNVTWGGQAEAVFSSMSGDFMKPVVDVVDQLLDAGVNVTVYNGQLDLIVDTMGQEQWVKQLKWVGLQGFNQMKWTALDDPAFPGVTGAFYKTYKNFSFYWILKAGHMIPSDQGPMALQMLKMITQQD from the exons ATGATGGGGTTGACGAAAACAAGCGCTTGCAGCGTTGTGTTGCTACTTGTCGTGGCAATTGATACAG GGTTCTCGAATCCCCTAAAATCAAAAGAATCCTGGGGCTATGTTGACGTCCGCGAGGGGGCACATATGTTCTGGTGGCTTTACTATGCAGACAGCCCGTCCGCCAGCTACTCCCAGCTGCCTCTCATGATGTGGCTGCAG GGAGGCCCGGGAGGATCAGGCTGTGGCTTTGGGAACTTTGAAGAGATCGGACCCCTGGACAGAGACCTtgaggctaggaaaaactcctgg GTTCAGTACTCCAGTGTATTGTTTGTTGATAACCCGGTAGGAACAGGCTTCAGCTACACGGACTCAGACGAGGCCTTCGCTACTGACGTGGCGACGGTCGCCTCCGACATGCTGGTTCTGCTCAAACAGTTCTTCAACAAGGAGGAAGAGTTCCAG AGCGTGCCCTTCTACATATTCTCAGAGTCCTATGGAGGGAAGATGGCTGCCGCGATCTCACTGGAACTCACTAAG gccGTAGAAAAAGGAACCCTAAAATGTAACTTTGCTGGAGTGGCTCTGGGAGACTCTTGGATCTCTCCACTGG ACTCTGTTATGACCTGGGGTCCTTATCTGTACACCATG TCCCTGCTAGATGACTACGGCCTGCGGGAGGTGACCAGTGCAGCGGAGGCGGTGAAGCAGGCGGTGGATCAGGGGCAGTACCTGAAGGCCACAGAGCTCTGGTCTGTCACTGAGAGTGTCGTGGAACAG AACACAAACGGAGTCAACTTCTACAACATCCTCACCCAGGAACCTGATGAGAAGATGTCCTCCGTGGCTGGAGAAGGATACCTCT CCCTGCTGATGCGGCACCACATTAGCCCCCTCCACCGCCAATCACTGAGCCAGTTGATGAACGGGCCAATCAGGAAGAAGCTGGGAATCATCCCTCAGAACGTCACCTGGGGAG GTCAGGCTGAGGCAGTGTTCAGCAGCATGTCAGGTGACTTCATGAAGCCAGTGGTGGACGTGGTGGATCAGCTGTTGGATGCTGGGGTCAACGTCACCGTCTACAACGGTCAGCTCGACCTCATAGTGGACACCATGG GCCAGGAGCAATGGGTGAAGCAGCTGAAGTGGGTGGGGCTCCAGGGCTTCAACCAAATGAAATGGACTGCCCTTGATGACCCCGCCTTCCCGGGTGTGACCGGCGCCTTCTACAAGACCTACAAGAACTTCTCCTTCTACTGGATCCTCAAGGCTGGTCACATG ATCCCTTCGGACCAGGGACCCATGGCACTGCAGATGCTGAAAATGATCACACAGCAGGACTGA